One Mycobacterium paraseoulense genomic window, AGCTGCCGCTCATCGTCAAGGGCATCTGCCATCCCGACGACGCCCGCCGCGCCAAGGACGGTGGCGTCGACGGCATCTACTGCTCGACGCACGGCGGGCGCCAGGCCAACGGCGGTCTGCCCGCGCTCGACTGCCTGCCGGGGGTGGTCGAGGCGGCCGACGGGCTTCCGGTGCTGTTCGACTCCGGGATCCGCAGCGGCGCCGACATCGTCAAGGCGCTCGCGCTGGGCGCGACCGCGGTGGGCGTCGGCCGTCCCTACGCGTACGGCCTGGCGCTCGGCGGCGTCGACGGCATCGTGCACGTGCTGCGTTCGCTGCTGGCCGAAGCGGACCTGATCATGGCCGTCGACGGCTATCCGACACTGAAAGATCTCACCCCGGACACGCTCCGGCGCGTCGACTGAGTCGAGCCCGCGGCGCCTGCGAACGTTTCAGGCGTGGAGGCCATCCTCGAGGAGTTCGACGAATACCTGTCGCTGCAATGCGGCCGGTCGGCGCACACCCGTCGGGCCTACCTCGGCGACTTGCGCTCACTGCTGACGTTCCTCGCGGACCGCGGCGCCGGGCTGGACGGTTTGAGCCTGCCCCTGCTGCGGTCCTGGCTGTCGGCCGCGGCCACGGCCGGCGCGGCCCGCACGACCCTGGCCCGTCGCACCTCGGCGGTCAAGGCCTTCACCGCGTGGGCGGCGCGGCGTGGCCTGCTGGTCGCGGACCCGGGCGCCCGGCTGCAGGTGCCGAAGGCGCACCGCACCCTGCCGGCGGTGCTGCGCCAAGACCAGGCGCTCGACGCGATGGCCGCCGCGAAATCCGGTGCGCAGCAAGGCGATCCGATGGCATTGCGGGATCGGCTGATCGTCGAGATGCTGTATGCCACGGGCATCCGGGTGAGCGAACTATGCGGCCTCGATGTCGACGACGTGGACACCGGGCACCGGCTGGTGCGGGTGCTCGGCAAGGGCAACAAGCAGCGCACCGTCCCGTTCGGGATGCCGGCCGCCGAGGCGCTGCGCGCCTGGCTTCACGACGGACGTCCGGCCCTGGTGACCGCGGAGTCGGGCCCGGCGCTGCTGCTGGGCGCGCGGGGGCGGCGGCTCGACGTACGCCAGGCCCGCACCGTCGTGCATCAGACGGTGTCCGCGGTGGACGGCGCCCCCGACATGGGCCCGCACGGGCTGCGGCACAGCGCGGCGACGCATCTGCTGGAAGGCGGGGCCGACCTGCGGGTCGTGCAGGAGCTGCTCGGCCATTCCAGCCTGGCGACCACCCAGCTGTACACCCACGTCGCCGTCTCCCGGTTGCGGGCGGTGCACGAGCAGGCCCACCCGCGGGCGTGAGTGCGATCACGGCGGGGAATCCGCCGCAGAATTCCCGCCCTGGAGGCACGCGCAAAGCCCTGGACGCACACTCATTCGCCAAGCGGCTTGAGCCGGATCGGAGTCGACTTCACCAGGCCGAGCGGATCGACATAGTGGGCGCCCGACGCGGGACCCCACATCGCGCCCCAGTGCAGGCACGCCCCTCCTGCTCCCGAGGCCCGGCAGCCGGCGTGCCCGGGCTCCAACGAGCCGAGCACGGTCCGGGCCGTCACCGGCTGACCCACCCGCACCGCGGCCCGCACGGGCTCGTAGCTGGTGCGCAGACCGCCGGGATGGGCCAGCGACACCACCGGCCGGCCGGCCAGCCGCCCGGCGAACACCACCGTGGCACTGCCCGCCGCAAACACCGGCTGACCGGGGGCGCCGGGCAGGTCCACACCCCGATGCCCGGGCTTCCAGTCCGGTGACGGAGCGTCGAATCCACGCCCGACGGCCGGCGGCGGGCGCAACGGCCAATCCAGCCGCGCGTCGTCCGCAACCGCCGGCGCCGCGCTGAGGACTGCCAGGCCCGCTAAAAGCCACAGAACCCGTCGCATCGGCTCAGTCCATTGCCGCGCGGGCGCCGGCACCACTCACGTGTACCGGTGCTGTGCAAAACCACCTGCTGATTCGGTGTAAACTCCTGGTCGCAGCTCGTTCGCGGGCTGACTTCGCGCGTCTGCCCCGCGTCTCCCGTTCCACTAGGAGTTCGCATCGCATGCCGGGCGGTCCCTTAACTGGGTCCGGCATCGCAGCAGGCGCCAGGGCCCGGCTTCACCCGATGCCGGGCGACAACCGACACACAAAGGCATAAGCATGGCCGTAGTAACCATGAAGCAGCTGCTCGACAGCGGCACTCACTTCGGGCACCAGACCCGTCGCTGGAACCCCAAGATGAAGCGGTTCATCTTCACCGACCGCAACGGCATCTACATCATCGACCTGCAGCAGACGCTGACCTTCATCGACAAGGCGTACGAGTTCGTCAAGGAGACCGTCGCCCACGGGGGCTCGGTGCTGTTCGTCGGCACCAAGAAGCAGGCGCAGGAATCGGTCGCGGCCGAGGCGACGCGCGTCGGCATGCCGTACGTGAACCAGCGCTGGCTGGGCGGCATGCTCACCAACTTCTCCACGGTGCACAAGCGGCTGCAGCGCCTCAAGGAACTCGAGGCGATGGAGCAGACCGGCGGCTTCGAGGGTCGCACCAAGAAGGAAATCCTGATGCTGACCCGGGAGAAGAACAAGCTCGAGCGCAGCCTCGGCGGTATCCGCGACATGGCCAAGGTGCCGTCGGCGATCTGGGTCGTCGACACCAACAAGGAGCACATCGCCGTCGGCGAGGCCCGCAAGCTCGGCATCCCGGTCATCGCGATCCTGGACACCAACTGCGACCCCGACGAGGTCGACTACCCGATCCCGGGCAACGACGACGCGATCCGTTCGGCCGCGCTGCTGACCAAGGTGATCGCCTCCGCGGTCGCCGAGGGCCTGCAGGCCCGCGCCGGGGTCGGCCGTGGCGACGGCAAGCCCGAGGCTTCGGACTCGCTGGCCGCCGAGCCGCTGCCCGAATGGGAACAGGAACTGTTGGCCTCCGCCGCCGCAACCGCTCCATCTTCTGGCCCCACCGACGCAGCTGCGGGCGCACCCGAATCGAACCCCACGGAGGGCTGACATGGCCAACTTCACCGCCGCCGACGTCAAGAAGCTTCGGGAGCTCACCGGCGCCGGCATGCTCGACTGCAAGAACGCGCTGGCCGAGAGCGACGGCGACTTCGACAAGGCCGTCGAGGCGCTGCGCATCAAGGGCGCCAAGGACGTCGGCAAGCGTGCCGAGCGCGCGACGGCCGAGGGGCTGGTCGCGGCCAAGGGCGGCGCCCTGATCGAGCTGAACTCCGAGACCGACTTCGTCGCCAAGAACGCCGAGTTCCAGGCCCTGGCCGACCAGATCGTCGACTCCGCGCTGAGCGCCAAGGCCACCGACGTCGACGCCCTCAAAGCGGCCAGCGCCGGTGACAAGACGGTCGAGCAGGCCATCGCCGACCTGTCGGCCAAGATCGGCGAGAAGCTCGAGCTGCGCCGCGTGGCGTTCTTCGACGGCACGGTCGAGGCCTACCTGCACAAGCGTGCGGCGGACCTGCCGCCGGCCGTCGGTGTGCTGGTGGAGTACAGCGGCTCCGACTCGGAAGCGGCGCATTCCGTCGCCCTGCAGATTGCCGCGCTCAAGGCTCGCTACCTGTCCCGCGACGATGTCCCCGAGGACGTGGTGGCCAGCGAGCGCCGCATCGCCGAGGAGACCGCCAAGGCCGAGGGCAAGCCCGAGCAGGCGCTGCCCAAGATCGTCGAAGGCCGGCTGAACGGATTCTTCAAGGACGCGGTGCTGCTCGAACAGCCGTCGGTGTCCGACAGCAAGAAGACGGTCAAGGCCCTGCTCGACGAGGCCGGCGTGACGGTGACCCGGTTCGTGCGCTTCGAAGTGGGCCAGGCCTAAGCCCCGACGCGGGCGACGGGTTAGCGTCGGTTACATGCGACACATGCATGCGTTCGGCGACGACGCCCTCGGTGACCTGGACGCGGTCGGGCTCGCCCACGCCATCCAAGCCGGCTGGGTGACCAGGGCCGAGGTCATCGAGGCCGCCATCGCCCGTACGGAGGCCGTCGATCCGGTCCTCAACGGCCTGGCGTATGCGGCTTTCCAGCAGGCGCGGACCGCCGTGCCGGCGAACGGCTTCTTCGACGGCGTGCCGACGTTCCTCAAGGACAATGTCGACATCGCCGGCCAGCCCACCATGCACGGCACCGATGCGTGGACGCCATGGAACGCCACCTCCGACGGCGAATTCACCCGGGTGTTCCTGGCCACCGGGCTCGCCCCGGTGGGCAAGACGCAGTTGTCGGAATTCGGTTTCAGCGCGTCGGCCGAACACCCCCGGCTCGGGCCGGTCCGCAACCCGTGGAACACCGACTACAGCGCCGGCGCATCCTCATCGGGCTCGGGTGCGTTCGTTGCCGCCGGCGTGGTGCCGATCGCCCATGCCAACGACGGCGGCGGCTCCATCCGCATCCCCGCCGCCTGCAACGGGCTCGTCGGGCTGAAGCCGTCGCGCGGGCGGCTGCCACTGGACGCCCACCTGCGCCGAATGCCGGTGGGCATCGTCGCCAACGGCGTGGTGACCCGTTCGGTGCGGGACACCGCGGCGTTCTACCGGGAGGCCGAACGCATTTGGCGCAACCCGAAACTGGCGCCGGTCGGGGACGTCACCGGGCCGGGCCGGCAGCGGCTGCGGATCGCAGTTCTGACCCGGTCGGTACAACGCGACTGCAGCCCCCAGGTGCGCGAGCTCGCGCTCAAGTCCGCCGGCCTCCTCGAGGAACTGGGGCACCGCGTCGAATACCTCGACGAGCCCCCCGTGCCGGCCAGCTTCGTCGACGATTTCGTCCTTTACTGGGGATTTCTCGCGCTGGCCCAGGTGCGCAGCGGGCGGCACATGTTCGGCAAGACGTTCGACCGCGCCCGGTTGGACAGCCTGACGCTCGGTCTCGAGCGGCACACCGCCCGCAACATTCACCGACTGCCTCTGGCGATCATGCGCCTGCGCCGTATCCGCAGGCGTACCGCACAATTCTTCGGCACCTACGACGTCGTGCTGACCCCGACGCTCGCCGACGAGACGCCGCGCATCGGCTACCTGGCACCCACCGACTACCACCAGGTCATCGAACGACTGATCGACTGGGTCTCGTTCACCCCGCTGCAGAACGTCACGGGCGAGCCGGCGATCTCACTTCCGTTGGCACAGTCCGATGAAGGCATGCCGGTGGGCATGATGTTCTCGGCCGACCTCGGGCAGGAGGCGCTTCTGCTCGAGCTGGCCTACGAGCTCGAAGAGGCCCGGCCGTGGGCCCGGATCCAAGTCTCGTAGGTAAGTCAGTCGGATCCGAGCCTGTCGAGCATCCGCTTGAACTCGCGCTGCTGAGTTTCGGTCAACTTGGCCAGGATGCGCGCGTCGGCGGTCCGGACCGCGCCTTCCGCGCGCTTGAGCAGGGCCCGGCCCTGGCCGGTCAGCGTGGCGGGTAGCGCGCGACCGCTGGACACCGACGTCGGACGCGCCACGGCGCCAATGTCTTGCAGCTTGCGCAGCACCGTATTCATGGCTTGCGGCGTGACGCCCGCCTGCCGGGACAGCTCGGCGCTCGACGTTCCGGGGAACATGGAAAGCATACGCAGGCAGACGAATTCGGGCAGGGTCAGGCCGAGCGGGCCCAACACGGCGGACACCTCCGGTCGCAGCAGGCTCGCCACCCGGTAGAGCAGGTAACCAAGCGGTGCGTCTTCGGCCTGAACCATGTCAATCATCTTGACATATTTCGGCGGTTTGGATGCGACTTCGGGCCGCGAAGATGTGATTGCGGCCCAGAGCGGCGGTCCGCGAGCATCCGGCCCGACCGCCGAAGGCGTGGACGCCAACGCCAGCAAGAAGCACTTGCTCGGCCTGGCCCGCCGACTCGACGTGCGGGGCCGCTCGACGATGAGCAAGCCGGAGTTGGTCGACGCGATCGTGAAGCACAATCGGCGAGTGCGGGGCCGCTGAGAGGTGCGTCCGTCGGCCGCCGATGTGACTCAAAACACCGGCCCCGACCCGGTTTTAGGCCCAGCCGGCGGGAAATCCCGACAGCCATGGTTGCTTCCACCACCTCCAGCCAGCTACGCCAGTGCCTCAGCGACGTGGATTTCCCGGTGAACAAGCAGGATCTGCTCGACGCCGCCGGTCGCAACGGCTGCGATGACGACACGATCCGCGCCGTACGTGCCATCCCGCCAGAGACCTACAACAACGCCGCCCAAGTCGCCGCATCGGTCACCATCGCCGACGAACACGACATCCGGGACGGCGACAAGGCCGCGGCGCGTCGGTCACACACGAAGCCGGGGCTTGCCGAAACCGCGAAGGACATCCCCGCCCGGAGCCCGATCGTCGACGAGCTGGGCGAGAACCGGGGCCCCTGAACGCGGCGCGGCCGGGCGTCGAATCACCGGTAGCCAGCGGGCTTTTCGGCCCGGAAGGGCTGGGCCCGTCGAGAACTTTCCGCCCGCGACCGAGGCGGCGCAGGGGTCACAGCACCGGGCGGCCCCCCGGGTCACGGCCACCCGCGCGCCGAGGATGTAACTCGCGTCGTCGGACGCCGGCAGTTCGGCCGACGAATTCGCGATGGCGGCCTTGGCGAGGTAAAAGTACGCACCGACGTTGACCCGGAAGGTGTAATCCCATTCCTCGTCGCTGATTTCGTCGAGGCTCTTGTGCATCATCTGGTAGGCGGCGTTGTTGACCAGGACGTCGATCCCGCCGAATTCCTGGACGGCTGTGTCGACGACGGCGCGGCAATGCGCTGGGTCGGAAAGGTCGCCGGGGAGCAGCACGCAATTGCTTCCGGCGTCCTGTACGAGGCGCGCGACGTCGCGGGCGTCGTCGTCCTCGTTGAGATAGGAGATCGCTTTCCCATACCGCGGTAAGTGTTTTCGCTGCGGTCTGAACCGGGTTCATCCGCCCCTGCACACCCGGGACGTCCTGTTGTTGAGGGGCGAAGCCCAGGCTTAGCGTGCCGTCTCATTCGTGCTTGGGCTGGTCGTCTCGGGCGGACTGTGCTTGGCGCCTCCGCGTTCCATGGGCGGCCCCTTTCGCCCTCGTCGGTTACAACCGGATGCGACTACCCGCCAGGGCGGGCGCTAATCGCCGTGTGGGCCCTGGCCGGGCATAGGCGTATTAGTGATACGACGTGAATAGCGATACAGATGTTAAGAATTGATGCGAAAGATCCTGTCCGGCAAAAAAATCGGTTTTAGGCCGCTAAGCGGCACGTATTCGTCATATAGTCGCGCAACATGTTTAAGGCGCATGACAAACGGCTATGGGCGCCTTATGTGCGTATTGCCCTTCTGGGGGGCGATTGTTCAACACGAAAGGAATGGACAATGAAGGTCACCAAGACGGCCGTCAAGACAGCAGCCGCCGCCGGGGGGATAGCGGCGAGCATATTCGCAGCGGCA contains:
- a CDS encoding MarR family winged helix-turn-helix transcriptional regulator, yielding MVQAEDAPLGYLLYRVASLLRPEVSAVLGPLGLTLPEFVCLRMLSMFPGTSSAELSRQAGVTPQAMNTVLRKLQDIGAVARPTSVSSGRALPATLTGQGRALLKRAEGAVRTADARILAKLTETQQREFKRMLDRLGSD
- a CDS encoding amidase, translated to MRHMHAFGDDALGDLDAVGLAHAIQAGWVTRAEVIEAAIARTEAVDPVLNGLAYAAFQQARTAVPANGFFDGVPTFLKDNVDIAGQPTMHGTDAWTPWNATSDGEFTRVFLATGLAPVGKTQLSEFGFSASAEHPRLGPVRNPWNTDYSAGASSSGSGAFVAAGVVPIAHANDGGGSIRIPAACNGLVGLKPSRGRLPLDAHLRRMPVGIVANGVVTRSVRDTAAFYREAERIWRNPKLAPVGDVTGPGRQRLRIAVLTRSVQRDCSPQVRELALKSAGLLEELGHRVEYLDEPPVPASFVDDFVLYWGFLALAQVRSGRHMFGKTFDRARLDSLTLGLERHTARNIHRLPLAIMRLRRIRRRTAQFFGTYDVVLTPTLADETPRIGYLAPTDYHQVIERLIDWVSFTPLQNVTGEPAISLPLAQSDEGMPVGMMFSADLGQEALLLELAYELEEARPWARIQVS
- the rpsB gene encoding 30S ribosomal protein S2, whose protein sequence is MAVVTMKQLLDSGTHFGHQTRRWNPKMKRFIFTDRNGIYIIDLQQTLTFIDKAYEFVKETVAHGGSVLFVGTKKQAQESVAAEATRVGMPYVNQRWLGGMLTNFSTVHKRLQRLKELEAMEQTGGFEGRTKKEILMLTREKNKLERSLGGIRDMAKVPSAIWVVDTNKEHIAVGEARKLGIPVIAILDTNCDPDEVDYPIPGNDDAIRSAALLTKVIASAVAEGLQARAGVGRGDGKPEASDSLAAEPLPEWEQELLASAAATAPSSGPTDAAAGAPESNPTEG
- the tsf gene encoding translation elongation factor Ts codes for the protein MANFTAADVKKLRELTGAGMLDCKNALAESDGDFDKAVEALRIKGAKDVGKRAERATAEGLVAAKGGALIELNSETDFVAKNAEFQALADQIVDSALSAKATDVDALKAASAGDKTVEQAIADLSAKIGEKLELRRVAFFDGTVEAYLHKRAADLPPAVGVLVEYSGSDSEAAHSVALQIAALKARYLSRDDVPEDVVASERRIAEETAKAEGKPEQALPKIVEGRLNGFFKDAVLLEQPSVSDSKKTVKALLDEAGVTVTRFVRFEVGQA
- a CDS encoding tyrosine recombinase XerC: MEAILEEFDEYLSLQCGRSAHTRRAYLGDLRSLLTFLADRGAGLDGLSLPLLRSWLSAAATAGAARTTLARRTSAVKAFTAWAARRGLLVADPGARLQVPKAHRTLPAVLRQDQALDAMAAAKSGAQQGDPMALRDRLIVEMLYATGIRVSELCGLDVDDVDTGHRLVRVLGKGNKQRTVPFGMPAAEALRAWLHDGRPALVTAESGPALLLGARGRRLDVRQARTVVHQTVSAVDGAPDMGPHGLRHSAATHLLEGGADLRVVQELLGHSSLATTQLYTHVAVSRLRAVHEQAHPRA
- a CDS encoding DUF2795 domain-containing protein encodes the protein MVASTTSSQLRQCLSDVDFPVNKQDLLDAAGRNGCDDDTIRAVRAIPPETYNNAAQVAASVTIADEHDIRDGDKAAARRSHTKPGLAETAKDIPARSPIVDELGENRGP